The following are from one region of the Litorilinea aerophila genome:
- a CDS encoding ABC transporter permease, whose amino-acid sequence MLARTKVEQIITWWRFHLTIYRRLIGVQIRAQMEYRAAFLLEVFATMTTLFLFFLALALVLQRFGNLGGWRLGEVAFLWGTVEMSFGLMDLIFSGFDPGRFGQRVRRGTFDQLLLRPVNITVQVLGDEFVLRRLGHVFQGVAIFALAVYLADIQWTLGKILYLPWVVIGLICFFGGLFIMGATITFWTVESIEVVNILTYGGSEMMQYPMHIYPDWLRRIVTYIVPAIFLNYYPALYFLDRPDPFHLPAFAPFLSPVIGVGTLLLALAFWRFGIRHYQSTGT is encoded by the coding sequence ATGTTGGCGAGGACAAAAGTGGAGCAGATTATCACCTGGTGGCGTTTCCACCTCACCATCTACCGGCGGCTGATCGGCGTGCAGATTCGGGCCCAAATGGAGTATCGGGCCGCGTTCCTGCTGGAGGTCTTCGCCACCATGACCACCCTCTTCCTCTTCTTCCTGGCCCTGGCCCTGGTGCTCCAGCGCTTTGGCAACCTGGGAGGCTGGCGGCTGGGGGAGGTGGCCTTCCTCTGGGGCACGGTGGAGATGTCCTTCGGCCTCATGGACCTGATCTTCAGCGGCTTTGACCCGGGCCGATTCGGCCAGCGGGTGCGCCGGGGAACCTTCGACCAGCTCCTGCTGCGGCCGGTCAACATCACCGTCCAGGTCCTGGGCGACGAATTCGTGTTGCGGCGGCTGGGCCATGTCTTCCAGGGGGTGGCCATCTTTGCCCTGGCCGTCTACCTGGCCGACATCCAGTGGACCTTGGGCAAGATCCTCTATCTGCCGTGGGTGGTCATTGGCCTGATCTGCTTCTTTGGCGGGCTCTTCATCATGGGCGCGACCATCACCTTCTGGACTGTGGAGTCCATCGAGGTGGTCAACATCCTCACCTACGGCGGCAGCGAAATGATGCAGTATCCCATGCACATCTACCCGGACTGGCTACGTCGCATCGTCACTTACATTGTGCCGGCCATCTTTCTCAATTACTACCCGGCCCTCTACTTCCTGGATCGGCCGGATCCCTTTCACCTGCCGGCCTTTGCACCCTTCCTGTCGCCGGTGATCGGGGTGGGCACCCTGCTCCTGGCCCTGGCCTTCTGGCGCTTCGGCATCCGCCATTACCAGAGCACGGGCACGTAG
- a CDS encoding ABC transporter permease: MRLFWELTLLAVRRQLTYRAATLAGLMTNLFFGLLRAVVLMALYGAREEVAGMTVQDAITYTGLTQAAIAYLSIFGWYDLMDSVYTGQVGADLLKPLGYFRFWLALDLGRALVALVTRGLSILLLYALVVDLTVPQGMVQWMGLAAALFLSWLVSFGWRFLVNLASFWTPNARGIGRFAFGSAWVLSGFFMPLRFFPQWFIDLSHLTPFPSMVNTVIEVYLGLLQGPALLQALAVQLAWAAALALLCSLVLRAGLGRLVIQGG, from the coding sequence ATGCGGTTGTTTTGGGAATTGACCTTGTTGGCTGTGCGACGCCAGCTCACCTATCGGGCTGCCACCCTGGCCGGGCTGATGACCAACCTGTTCTTTGGCCTGCTGCGGGCGGTGGTGCTCATGGCCCTCTACGGCGCCCGGGAAGAAGTGGCCGGCATGACGGTGCAGGATGCCATCACCTACACGGGTCTGACCCAGGCGGCCATCGCCTACCTGAGCATCTTTGGCTGGTACGACCTGATGGACTCGGTCTACACTGGCCAGGTGGGCGCGGATCTGCTCAAGCCGCTGGGCTATTTTCGCTTCTGGCTGGCGCTGGACCTGGGACGGGCGCTGGTGGCGCTGGTGACTCGGGGGCTGAGCATCCTGCTGCTCTACGCGCTGGTGGTGGACCTCACCGTGCCCCAGGGCATGGTCCAGTGGATGGGCCTGGCCGCCGCGCTCTTTCTCTCCTGGCTGGTCAGCTTCGGCTGGCGCTTCCTGGTCAATCTGGCCTCCTTCTGGACGCCCAACGCGCGGGGGATCGGTCGCTTCGCGTTCGGCAGCGCGTGGGTGCTCTCCGGCTTCTTCATGCCCCTGCGCTTTTTCCCCCAGTGGTTCATCGACCTGAGCCACCTGACGCCATTTCCCTCCATGGTGAACACGGTGATTGAGGTCTACCTGGGTCTGCTCCAGGGGCCGGCCCTGCTCCAGGCGCTGGCCGTCCAGCTGGCGTGGGCGGCTGCGCTGGCGCTTCTGTGTAGCCTGGTCTTGCGGGCCGGCCTGGGTCGGCTGGTGATCCAGGGAGGGTGA
- a CDS encoding DUF362 domain-containing protein codes for MNKAAARVGLVHGQDRRANVYQALDLVREEVIPRLRPQVMLKPNFLSSTNQLASSHPDALRGAIDFLLSTPEPPQEILIAEGGNEKIPGEAFRNFGYHALVDEYDVPIRLVDLNQETEWVETPIILADHSETTVRMPKTVLDCPCTISMAVAKTHDVCVVTLALKNMIMGTICKADRVKMHGFPSHPERRLPDEARILNINLIRLARFLSPDIAVIDGTDGLQGNGPGGEDAVPGFGVAVASVDVFAADAVMARAMGFEPLELGLLHYGHQLGMGVADLAQIEVRGTRLEEVITPFKPHEKTPLQMQWHEPAAARFLPA; via the coding sequence ATGAACAAAGCCGCAGCCAGGGTCGGGCTGGTCCACGGCCAGGACCGACGCGCCAACGTCTACCAGGCCCTGGATCTGGTGCGCGAGGAGGTGATCCCACGGCTTCGGCCCCAGGTCATGCTGAAGCCCAACTTTCTGTCCAGCACCAATCAGCTGGCCTCCAGCCACCCCGACGCCCTGCGGGGCGCCATCGACTTTTTACTCAGCACTCCGGAGCCGCCCCAGGAGATCCTCATCGCCGAGGGAGGCAACGAGAAAATCCCGGGGGAGGCCTTTCGCAACTTCGGCTATCACGCGCTGGTGGACGAGTACGACGTGCCCATTCGCCTGGTGGACCTGAACCAGGAGACGGAATGGGTAGAGACGCCCATCATTCTGGCCGACCACAGCGAGACCACTGTGCGCATGCCCAAAACGGTCCTGGATTGCCCCTGCACCATCTCCATGGCCGTGGCCAAGACCCACGACGTCTGTGTGGTGACCCTGGCCCTGAAGAACATGATCATGGGCACCATCTGCAAGGCGGACCGGGTGAAGATGCACGGCTTTCCCAGCCACCCCGAGCGGCGGCTGCCCGACGAAGCCCGCATCCTCAACATCAACCTGATCCGTCTGGCCCGCTTCCTGAGCCCGGACATCGCCGTGATCGACGGCACCGACGGCCTGCAGGGGAACGGTCCGGGCGGGGAGGACGCGGTGCCCGGCTTCGGCGTGGCTGTGGCCAGCGTGGATGTCTTCGCCGCGGACGCGGTCATGGCCCGGGCCATGGGCTTCGAACCCCTGGAGCTGGGCCTGCTCCACTACGGCCATCAGCTGGGCATGGGCGTGGCCGATCTGGCTCAGATTGAAGTCCGGGGGACGCGGCTGGAAGAGGTGATCACCCCCTTCAAGCCCCACGAAAAGACGCCCTTGCAGATGCAGTGGCACGAGCCGGCAGCCGCCCGGTTCCTGCCGGCCTGA
- a CDS encoding zinc-dependent alcohol dehydrogenase, which translates to MQIRQVVVTGQNQVVLEEAELEEGPLGPDELLIETQYTFISAGTELANYTGREPKVFQPGQWCTYPWKSGYANVGVVRAVGERVTRARPGQRVFTYGNHASALRYSQQRLVVPVPEEMDGVLAAASRMAGVAATVLFVAEIRENPWVAVFGLGMVGNLAAQFFQARGCRVIGVDPVAHRRELAGRCGIETTVGGQPEEVQAQILELTGGEGADITVDAVGHSGVVMQALRATARFGQIILLGTPRVSVPGDLTDLLSDVHLRMITVRGALEWLLPMYPDIGKRPSQYSKQQMIFDWIQRGKLQLEPLISHRLPPTQIREAYEGLLHQPETYTGVALVWE; encoded by the coding sequence ATGCAGATCCGGCAGGTTGTGGTCACCGGTCAAAACCAGGTGGTGCTCGAGGAGGCGGAGCTAGAGGAAGGGCCCCTCGGCCCGGATGAGCTCCTGATCGAAACCCAATACACCTTCATCAGCGCGGGGACTGAACTGGCCAACTACACCGGCCGTGAGCCCAAGGTCTTTCAGCCGGGCCAGTGGTGTACGTATCCCTGGAAATCGGGCTATGCCAACGTGGGGGTGGTGCGGGCCGTGGGCGAGCGGGTCACCCGGGCCCGGCCCGGGCAGCGGGTCTTCACCTACGGCAACCATGCCTCGGCCCTGCGCTACAGCCAGCAGCGCCTGGTGGTGCCCGTGCCAGAGGAGATGGACGGCGTCCTGGCCGCTGCTTCCCGCATGGCCGGGGTAGCGGCCACCGTGCTCTTCGTGGCCGAAATCCGGGAGAATCCCTGGGTGGCCGTCTTCGGCCTGGGGATGGTGGGGAATCTGGCGGCCCAGTTCTTCCAGGCCCGGGGCTGCCGGGTCATTGGCGTGGACCCGGTGGCCCATCGCCGGGAGCTGGCCGGCCGCTGTGGCATTGAGACCACCGTAGGCGGCCAGCCAGAGGAGGTCCAGGCCCAGATCCTGGAACTGACCGGCGGCGAGGGGGCCGACATCACGGTGGACGCGGTGGGCCACAGCGGCGTGGTGATGCAGGCCCTTCGGGCCACCGCCCGCTTCGGGCAGATCATCCTGCTGGGCACGCCCCGGGTCTCGGTGCCGGGTGACCTGACCGATCTCCTCTCGGACGTGCACCTGCGCATGATCACCGTGCGGGGCGCGCTGGAGTGGCTGCTGCCCATGTACCCGGACATCGGCAAACGCCCCTCCCAGTACAGCAAGCAACAGATGATTTTCGACTGGATCCAGCGGGGCAAGCTCCAGCTCGAGCCGCTCATCTCCCACCGCCTGCCGCCCACCCAGATCCGGGAAGCCTACGAAGGGCTCCTCCACCAGCCGGAGACCTACACGGGCGTGGCCCTGGTCTGGGAGTGA